A DNA window from Mycolicibacter terrae contains the following coding sequences:
- a CDS encoding LLM class F420-dependent oxidoreductase: MRFAFKTSPQNTTWADMLAVWQAADDIDVYESGWTFDHFYPIFTDSSGPCLEGWTTLTALAQATTRLRLGTLVTGIHYRHPAVLANMAAALDIISGGRLELGIGAGWNEEESGAYGIELGSLRERFDRFEEACEVLVSLLSAETTTFSGTYYRLENARNEPKGPQRPHPPICIGGSGEKRTLRITARYAQHWNFVGGTPAEFARKREVLAGHCADIGRDAGEITLSAHLRLEPDHDYHKVVDDAAALGAEGLELAIIYLPAPYDPAVLEPLAEAIRDSGLWTPIAA, translated from the coding sequence ATGCGCTTCGCGTTCAAGACCTCGCCGCAGAACACCACCTGGGCCGACATGCTGGCGGTCTGGCAGGCCGCCGACGACATCGACGTCTACGAGTCCGGCTGGACCTTCGACCACTTCTATCCGATCTTCACCGATTCGAGCGGGCCCTGCCTGGAGGGCTGGACCACGCTGACGGCGCTGGCCCAGGCCACCACCCGGCTACGGCTGGGCACCTTGGTCACCGGGATCCACTACCGCCATCCCGCCGTGTTGGCCAATATGGCCGCGGCACTCGACATCATCTCCGGGGGCCGGCTGGAGTTGGGCATCGGCGCCGGCTGGAACGAGGAGGAGTCCGGAGCCTACGGAATCGAACTGGGCAGCCTCCGTGAGCGCTTCGATCGCTTCGAGGAGGCCTGCGAAGTCCTGGTCAGCCTGTTGAGCGCGGAGACGACCACGTTCTCCGGCACCTATTACCGGCTGGAAAACGCCCGCAACGAGCCCAAGGGTCCGCAGCGACCGCACCCGCCGATCTGCATCGGCGGCAGCGGCGAGAAGCGCACCCTGAGGATCACCGCGCGTTACGCCCAGCATTGGAACTTCGTCGGGGGCACGCCGGCGGAGTTCGCCCGCAAACGCGAGGTGCTGGCCGGCCACTGCGCCGACATCGGCCGCGACGCGGGCGAGATCACCCTGTCGGCGCACCTGCGCCTGGAGCCGGATCATGATTACCACAAGGTGGTCGACGACGCCGCGGCCCTCGGCGCCGAAGGCCTGGAGCTGGCGATCATCTATCTGCCGGCGCCCTATGACCCGGCGGTCCTAGAACCGTTGGCCGAGGCGATCCGGGATTCCGGCCTTTGGACCCCGATCGCGGCTTAA
- a CDS encoding TetR/AcrR family transcriptional regulator: MASPNTTRYGRRAARPSGDDRELAILSTAERLLGQRPLAEISVDDLAKGAGISRPTFYFYFKSKDAVLLSLLEPLIAAADEKFVGAVQRLPTDPRRVWRSGIKAFFTAFSSHRAIARAGTEALASSPEFRAMWNGFMRKWIEQTAAMITAERDRGAAPPTIPALDLATSLNQMNERTMMAALVAEEPSVHHDRVVDTLTHIWVSSIYGEAL, translated from the coding sequence GTGGCCAGCCCAAATACCACCCGCTATGGACGCCGCGCGGCCCGGCCGTCCGGCGATGATCGCGAGCTGGCGATCCTGTCCACCGCCGAGCGACTGCTCGGGCAGCGGCCGCTCGCCGAGATCTCGGTGGACGACCTGGCCAAAGGCGCCGGCATCTCCCGGCCCACGTTCTACTTCTACTTCAAGTCCAAGGACGCGGTGCTGCTCTCGCTGCTCGAGCCGCTGATCGCGGCCGCCGACGAGAAGTTCGTCGGAGCGGTGCAGCGGCTGCCGACCGACCCGCGCCGGGTCTGGCGCAGCGGCATCAAGGCGTTCTTCACCGCGTTCAGCTCGCATCGCGCGATCGCCCGGGCCGGCACCGAGGCGCTGGCCTCCAGTCCGGAGTTCCGGGCGATGTGGAACGGCTTCATGCGCAAGTGGATCGAGCAGACCGCCGCGATGATCACCGCCGAGCGCGACCGCGGCGCCGCGCCGCCGACGATCCCGGCGCTGGATCTCGCGACGTCGCTGAATCAGATGAACGAGCGCACGATGATGGCCGCGCTGGTCGCCGAGGAGCCGTCGGTCCACCATGATCGGGTGGTCGACACCCTGACCCACATCTGGGTCAGCAGCATCTACGGCGAAGCGTTGTAA